ttctcaaaAATCCActtcccccacataccttttaaatagcagattttcactgtcagcgagcagcaactaatacactgctcatgttggccccacagccttccctctgatgcaacttcctgtttctgcagagggaaacatcagagggaaggctgtggggctggtgcgaacagtatgtatcagttgctactCGCtgaaggcgaagatctgctatttacaacgtatgcaagagggacagttgttgggagttttcagctggtgaggcttgagGATCAGTGCCAGCCACATCgtaggtgtgctgctattgggtgggcctgagctcaaagtgggtgggcctgggctacgccactgcaaggaCCCCTGGATCACACCCCCAAAGGCAAAGCCTTAGTGGCCTAGTGCCCCTCCCCAGGACACCAACACAGGGGGATCAGTGGACTTCCAGACCCCCTTACATCCCCCCAACAGAAGAGAGGACTGGAGGATGCTCTGGGCAGGGCATCTAAGGTACAGGGGAGAGGGTTCAGGACCACTAGATCACTGGGGGAGGgtgtgctagaccaccaggtgtggGATGGAGGTCCCTTCTGTTGGGGAGGAGGTGTCGGTGTctgggggtgggtttgggggttcACTGGACCTTCAGGACTGACGGTAACAGCCTAGGCTGACAGTGACAGCCCTGGCTGCCTGACatgaatggggggtggggggggggggagaggaatactGCCTTAACCCTAACGCCGCTGGTGTAGGGTTAAGGTGCTATTCCGTGTGTAAGATCAAAGtgcagtgctctgatcatacgGACGGAATATCGCAGAGGGTCATTTAAATATAATGAGCTCTGCGGTATTCCCTGGTGCACTTGCACAAGACCCTCTTATCATGCTGCTCTTGTAAATGCGGCACTAGTCTGGCATGAGTGgtctctagcacccgcatttacctttgatcatcggggcacttatgactctgggcaaatcacttaaccctccattgccccaagtacaaaagtaatacctgcatataatatgtaaaccgctttgattgtaaccacatagaaatcaaacaaaataaaacatggaaaagaaaataagatgataccttttttattggacataacttaatacatttcttgattagctttcgaaggttgcccttcttcgtcagatcggaaataagcaaatgtgctagctgacagtgtatataagtgaaaacattcaagcattactatgacagtctgacagggtaggaggatgggggtgggtaggaggtatgcatggggacatcaaagcatatcattgatattctaacaggatgggtgtggataggtgaggggtggggtgatcaacagagaaatacagctttatggtttatgttttctgatctgacgaagaagggcaacctacgaaagctaatcaagaaatgtattaagttatgtccaataaaaaaggtatcatcttattttcttttccatgttttattttgtttgatttctattgataaccttaggagtggactaacacggctaccacacttctctacttaagattgtaaccacagaaaggtgatatatcaaatcccatcccctttccattcCCCGAAGGCCATCTGCTGCTCATTCCTAAGCAAGACCATAGCAAACTATAGTTTCCAGTGTGACTCATCCACTGgtaccttcccccaccccacccaactTGCCACTGTCAATGAGAGATGATGGTGGGCTGGGAGCCAAGGGCCCTGTAACGGCCCTTGGTATGATGCTACTCATAAGTGCAATGCCTAGGAAAACTGATCAGAACTTTATTATTCTCATTTTTTTAATTAACACTGAACAGAGGAAATGCAAGACATTTGCAATCACAGAACAAATTTGCTAACTATCGCCCCCATAATGAATCCTGCAATTAAAACCAGCAGTATTTTAGCCAAACAGAAGCATGCACTTGAAaatctaataaatataaaatattgctAGAAGAAAGTGTGATGTTCTAGAGAGCCTTtgttcaaccccctccccccccccacacacacacacacttccctcCCCAAATCACCCACACATTTTGAAAAGTCTGCTGCCCTCCCGCTTACCCCCAAAAGCTTACTTTCACACAAAGGTTTCAAAGttgtaagggggagggagggaacatacACAGACAACACAAGCTGCCTGCATTTCTTCTGAAAAAAACTGTCAACTCTGCCCCTTCCCATACTGTCCTATACCAATTCACCAGTTCTGAAGAGTGGTTAGGTCAGATGTCAACCCAAGGACCTATGTCCTGGTGGAGCTGCATCCAGTTGTTCCAAAGTAATAATGGAGGAAAAATAGAGGAAAACCATAAACCACACCACATATACACGTATTTTACCATCTGATAAGTCTCTGCTCTTACTGAGCAGaggctaaaaacaaaaaaacaaaagaagcctGCCAACAGTACTGTATGAACAAACCCCAAAGGTACATGTATCCTTCCCCACCTGTGCAGGGTAAATGGTGACTCAGAGATGCCAGCCCCTGCCACTTGATTGCTTTATGGGTAGCATCCCCTGGTGAACAGAGACAGTTAATGGTGGCTGGACATATTGTCTTCAAGCTGCTCATCAGAACTAGGACTGGAATACATGAAAGGGGAACTTGCTGATTATCCTCCACAAAAAGGATAAGAAGAGCCATGGACTGAATATGTAATAGCGCTGGAACCACCGGGTGAGAACACTAGTATGCAGCCAGCTCTGCACTTTAAACCACAGAGAAACAAGAAACTTGTTATTTCATGAAGGCCAAGGAGCTCAGAAATGATCAATCTTTTGGGTGCTGCCCAAGATTGGTTTTGGGATAATGTATTTCATTCCGGAGCAGCCAAAGTTCTTGCAGTTTAAGCATGTAATATCCTTTAATAACCCATCCCCATCACTTGTCATCTCTATGGGCCAAATATATTAAGTGTTTTCTCCTTTGCCACAAAATAGGAAACCCCTCTAGTGGACCTGGCCCTACAAACGCAAATTGAGGCATCAGATTTGTAAGGATAGATTCAGAGTTTCCTGTAGAATGTAGATGTCATGAGCACATGGAGTGCAGGGCGGCTGTATATCCTTCCAACTGATACCTCTCCGTCCTCAACGGCAAGAACACTTGCATGCAGCCACCACAGGATATGGGACTTGTCGCCAGGTGCACTGGTGTATCAGTCTGCCCGTGCCCAAAGGGTCTTTGCCTGTCCAGCAGTGCCAAGCTAAAATCTTAAGCTGGGTGACCTGTGCTTGGCGGCACACCATGCCAGGTGGCCAGGAGCAGCTGGTGTAGGAAGTGTCGCAGTCAGTGTGGCGGACCCAGCGTGGCCAGAAGACAGGCCCCAGGTGCACCCAGGAAGAGGTAAGCTTGCAGGTGGCACTGTTTACCAGCCACTGGTGCAGATAGGCAAGGACGGCCTCCGTTACATTGCTGGATTCTCCTCGGGGCAGAAGAGAGTGGAGGTTCAGATTCTGGGCTTCACGCAACAGCTTCTTCTGGTACCGTGTCATGCCATCTGCCAAGTCCTGGCTCAGGGACTCCAGATCTGCAACTTCGGCACTACGGTTCTGGGGTTTCTCCACGGACATCCAAAAGGGGTCGAATGAGGGTCCCAGGAGCCTCAAAAGCCGGGCACTGCGCAGATGCTTGGGTTTGGGAGAGTAGTGATAATCCTCTTGTAAGAGGGACAGGCTGTAGGGTCTCAGGTTGGATGAGGGCTTCTTCCTTATGATATGGATATCAGAGTCTAGCACAGAAGCATCACCCATCTTTTCTGGGAGTGGCATTTCAGTTAGGGCCTCCTCTGGAGGAGGCAGATCCCCCACAGTGGAAGGAGGTGCAGCCCCCATTGAGAATGGCCACAAAGCCAAGGAACAGACTAACAGAAGCAAGCAGCCACTGACCTCTGTTCCATCCATGACGGGTAAATCTCTCTATTCCTTTCTTCTCCCAAGTACTAGGGATTTACAGACTGCTGTGGTTTCAGTTATCAGTAAATCCTTGAATGAGGTCTGACTTGTTTTgcactcccctcccttcctcctcaccTTCACCCTCGTAATGTTGAGTCTGAGATTTTGGCTAATGGTTTGTGCAACAGGCTTTCAAGCATGCGATCCATGGTTCAAGAGTGACCTCTCATCTCATACCCCTCTGCACAGCCGGGGCTGGAAGCCTCATGTAATTAATGCTGTGGGATTTCTCTTCATGGGATAACTTCAACAATTCAAGACTGGTTTTACATCACTCATTTGGGCCAAATAAGATCATAAGGAAATCTTGGCAGCTTAACAGTTTAGAAATAATCTGTTAATTATGATAaaaggatttattattttttatggcCTCACTTCCAGTCAAGACAGGCAAATATGTACAACAAATAACAAAATTCTGAATGCAGCATTCCTATTCCCCCTTTCAGTCCAATTCAGCCAAAACCCTGCACAAAAAGACAGCTTTAAGCAGTTTATGGAATCTCatatagggactcttttactaagttgcattaagcagctagcacaagctttactttattatttattaagatttatttaccgcctttttgaaagaattcacttgtCGGTGTACAGTAAGATGTTTACTGTAAATTAAA
This genomic interval from Microcaecilia unicolor chromosome 1, aMicUni1.1, whole genome shotgun sequence contains the following:
- the LOC115460230 gene encoding noggin-like, with amino-acid sequence MDGTEVSGCLLLLVCSLALWPFSMGAAPPSTVGDLPPPEEALTEMPLPEKMGDASVLDSDIHIIRKKPSSNLRPYSLSLLQEDYHYSPKPKHLRSARLLRLLGPSFDPFWMSVEKPQNRSAEVADLESLSQDLADGMTRYQKKLLREAQNLNLHSLLPRGESSNVTEAVLAYLHQWLVNSATCKLTSSWVHLGPVFWPRWVRHTDCDTSYTSCSWPPGMVCRQAQVTQLKILAWHCWTGKDPLGTGRLIHQCTWRQVPYPVVAACKCSCR